The following nucleotide sequence is from Ferruginibacter lapsinanis.
TCGTGAAATCGCCGTTGATCTTTACGTCGGCTTCATTTGATTGTACTGTTAGTTGTTTCTTGTTGTCAATTATTTCAGACTTTAAAACAAGAGAATCAAATGAAAGGGGTTGGTTGTTATGATGTAGCGTGGCATTATAGATACTTGCTTTACCCAAAAAATTATCAATATTGCTGCCGGTAAAATTGAGGTTAAAATGTCCGGTAACATCAAAACTATCTTTGGTAAAATGCAACTTTTGTAAATTGGCTTTGGCCAGATAAACATCAAAATTAATTTGGGGAATTTTTCCACTCAGGTCAATCTTCCCCTGCAGGTTTTCTAATTTCAGGTTTGGATCATCAATACTGGCGGTGCCATTAAAAATCCTTTTCCCAAAATCACCTTTCACGTTAATATTCTGATAAGTATATCCTCCAAAATCAATACGCTGAATTGATCCATCGAGATTAGCTTTGACATTATTTGTTGAAATACCAACACCATTTACCTTTCCATCAAAAGCGATATTATTAAAATCGTTGTTATTGATAAATTTACCCAATTGAAATCCTGTGGTAGCGATCTTTCCACTATACACAATTGGTTTTTTTTCGGGCAACTTTAAATTCAGGTCCCCTGTCACAACACCCAGATCTGTATTGATTGTACCGTAAGCAACAAAATCACTCAGGAAGCCGGTGAAATTTCCTTTGTATCGGATGTTTCCCAGTTTGCTCAACTGCGGTTGTGTGATGCTTTTTAAAGAAGGTATAATGCTGGTTAAGTCAGTATAATTTGTGATCAGGTCTCTTGATGTAAAATCAATGAAAGTATTATCGATATCGGGCAATCCGCTGAGGGCAATATCTCCGTCGATGGAAGTATTGCCGCTTTTGATGATCATTTTTTTTGCAGTGAAGTTATCTATTGTACCATTCGCATTTCCTTTAAGAGTAAAAATGCGTTTCCATGATCTTAATTCAGGGGCAAAATAAGCAAGATCATCACTACTTAATATACTGTTTTCAAAATTACCTTCAAGAGTTACCCGATGTAAAAAACTATTCATGTCGCTAAACTCTTTGTAGCGCATTGCATAATAGTTGCCTAATCTGCTTTTGTTAGTTACCAGGTTAAGCTTATTAAACTCCATCATTTGTGGCGTAAACTTGACTGCGGCTTCCAGTTTTTTTACTTCAAATCCACTTCTTTCTTTGCTGCTTAAACTGATATCTGTGGTAAGGGTGTCTTTTTCGAAATGAACATTTTTCAGATCACCGGTGATATTCTTGAAAATAATATGCTCTCCATAAAATCTGTTATCCAGTAATGCTGTTAAAGAGTTTTCTTTCTCATTATTAAAAACACCATTCGTGATATGAATATTTTTAATGTTGGCGATCCATCCATCATTATTCCATTGATAGGCATCAGGTTTTTTGTCAGATATTTTTTTGGGAGGGCGGGGAATATGCAGTTTGTCTCTGTTGCCTGTATAATCGTTTTGTGAAAAAAGAGGCTCGGTAATATCGAGTGTATTAAGGTTGACTATTTTTTTTGTGAAATCTATATCATCGGCAAACATGCTGAGCTTTTTCATGTTGATAGTCATGTCTTGCCCCACCCATTTGTCAATTTGATTGAAACGAATATTTTGCAATTGTAAAATCTTTACATCAAACTCAATCCCTCCTTTTTTGGTGGTGGTGTCTATTTTTTTTGGGCCGGAGAAATAGTCAATCAGGAATTGATAGTTCCAGACTGAATCTGTCCGTTTCATATTTACAACGGCATCATCTAAACCAACATATCTTAAAGTAGATTTGTCCTTTATAAAAAACCAGTCAGTAATATTTACGATAGCAGTACCTGCATAAAGAAGTGTATCTCTTTGTCTGTCTTCAACCAAAACGCCCCTGATCTCCATTTTATTAAAAAAGGCAAAATCTACATGTTTGACACTTACTCTAGTTTTTAATTTTTCTGAAAACGCATTGGCCACTTTTTTTACGATCCAGGTTTGGACCGGCGCCAAATGAATAGCAATGTATAACAGCACCAACAAAAGTATCAGTGCCAATATAAATCGCTTTAATATTTTCCAGACTCTACGCAGATGGGTATAAATTATGAGCAAAAATAACTAATCAAGCCCTATAGGCAAATTCAATACCAAAGATTAATACATTTAATTAAATACAATAAAAAACCTGCTTTAAAAGCAGGTAATATTTAATCTATTTTAACAATATTATCTCAGATAGTAGCCAAAGCTCACAGATATCATTCTGTTTCTGATATTTCTGTGATCTGTTTGATAATTATTATTAATATTCGCCAATCCCAGCAGGTATCCTAATTCAACAAATACTTTAGGGGTATGAAACGCTAAACCTGAACTGAATCCCAAATCAAACATCCCGTACTCTCCATCTACACTTAGTTTCATTTTGTTTGATGAGGTAACACCTCCTTTAGTCGTTGTTTTTTCAGTGCCTGCAATAGCAATGCCTAATTGAGGTCCTGCAGAAAGAACCAGCGTATTCTTTCTTTCTCCTACAGGAAAATCAGCACTTAAAGCAGGGGTGATATCTATATAATGAATTGTATTGTAATATTTGGAAGTATCGCCATATGTTGGGTTATAGATATAACCTCTCATATTGTAACTAATTGTAGGGGAAAAATGCAATACATCATCAAAATGCGTTTTAAACATTATGCCCAACCCGAAACCATTGATATTGCTACTTGGTTGCTTAATATTTTGACTGTAAACATCATTTACATAACGAACTCTTGCTGTAGCAACATTCCAACCTGCTTTTAGAGCTATTTTAGTTTGTGCCGAAACGAAAATTATTGATAGGGTAAAAATTAATAACAGGTAAAATTTTTTCATTTTTATTATTTATGAGTGCGAAGTTACTATTTTAGATTTAGATGCAATTTTTTTAAACAAAGTTGCATTTATTGTTTGTTATTTTTCATATTTAGGTTGAATTGTTCAGACTTTCCCCGGGGGATAGATAGATTTTGCCATTTAGTATCAGTAATTATTTTGGCAATGTATATGATCTGTCCTGTATGATATGGAAGATGCGCCAATTGACGGTTGATAGCATCTATAACAACAAGCGGCTCGGATCTTATATAGATTGTTTTTAATAAGTCGTTTTCTGATAGATTTTTAATACTTGTCAGACAGCAATCCCAACCCTTTTCCCACAGATCCAGCAATTGGGGTTTTGTGTAATGGGTTATTTCGAATTCACTATCTCTGTTTCGCCATTCCTTTTCTCCGTCGGAAGTTAAAAAATCAGTCCAACGACTGAGCATATTACCACTCATGTGTTGGATAATGATAGCAATACTGTTACTTGATTCATTTGGTCTAAAATGACAATCAGCATCATTTAGCTGAACGAATGTTTTATCTCCTAACTCTTTATAATAAGAAAGGCGTTTAATAACACTGATTAAAAATTCATTTCCGATATTCATTTGTTTAATGTTTTAGTATCCTTCTGCTGCATCCTCTCCACGACCATCTGCAACAGCTGTAATAATATTATTTTTAGTGATAATTAATTCCACCCTTCCAATGGAAGGTCTTTCAACTAGTGTATATCCCATCTTTGCTAATTTATTTCTAATAATTGAAGAAAAGGTTTTTTCTACAAAAATTGTGTCAGGCAACCATTGGTGGTGAAACTTTGATTTGTTCACTGCATCTTCCGGCTTCATTTTGAATTCCAGTATATTCATTAGCGTTTGAAAAACACTTGTCGGAATTGTAGTTCCCCCGGGAGTACCAACAATTATATAAGGCTTATTGTTTTTAAGAACGATGGTTGGGGTCATGCTGCTAAGCATTCTTTTATTGGGAGCTATGGCATTTTTTTCATTACCAACGGCTCCATACATATTGGGCACTCCCGGCTTTATACTAAAATCATCCATTTC
It contains:
- a CDS encoding outer membrane beta-barrel protein, producing the protein MKKFYLLLIFTLSIIFVSAQTKIALKAGWNVATARVRYVNDVYSQNIKQPSSNINGFGLGIMFKTHFDDVLHFSPTISYNMRGYIYNPTYGDTSKYYNTIHYIDITPALSADFPVGERKNTLVLSAGPQLGIAIAGTEKTTTKGGVTSSNKMKLSVDGEYGMFDLGFSSGLAFHTPKVFVELGYLLGLANINNNYQTDHRNIRNRMISVSFGYYLR
- a CDS encoding DUF1572 family protein; the protein is MNIGNEFLISVIKRLSYYKELGDKTFVQLNDADCHFRPNESSNSIAIIIQHMSGNMLSRWTDFLTSDGEKEWRNRDSEFEITHYTKPQLLDLWEKGWDCCLTSIKNLSENDLLKTIYIRSEPLVVIDAINRQLAHLPYHTGQIIYIAKIITDTKWQNLSIPRGKSEQFNLNMKNNKQ